A window of the Gossypium hirsutum isolate 1008001.06 chromosome A05, Gossypium_hirsutum_v2.1, whole genome shotgun sequence genome harbors these coding sequences:
- the LOC121229203 gene encoding putative receptor-like protein 8 — translation MEYWKWLEMVVLALIMLEGGWRTEGCLEEERLALFQLKPFFPSIDSRIDGSRLEYYLYPIEEKETSSDCCEWEKVECSSITGRATHLFLNLTYIVTYDDLVYDDLVYSEYRRIGNNKYWYLNTSLFLPFEELQSLFLSGNSIVGFVDNQGLKRLSKLKNVEILDLSHHNYIGNNSSQLNDFMSLKSLRLQDCGLVGSIDMREFNSFINLKELHLGSNQIKSLGFSFYDKEPLWLNKLEVLGLSDNLLNSSVFSSLAPLSNLKSLHLSR, via the exons ATGGAGTACTGGAAATGGTTGGAGATGGTAGTGCTAGCGTTAATAATGTTAGAAGGAGGGTGGCGTACTGAGGGGTGCTTGGAGGAAGAAAGGTTAGCTCTCTTCCAACTCAAACCTTTCTTTCCTTCCATTGATTCTAGAATTGATGGTTCACGGTTAGAATATTATCTGTACCCAATCGAAGAAAAAGAGACTTCATCAGATTGTTGTGAATGGGAAAAAGTTGAGTGTAGTTCAATCACTGGACGTGCCACCCATCTTTTTCTTAATCTTACGTACATTGTGACCTATGATGATTTAGTTTATGATGATTTAGTTTATTCAGAGTACAGAAGAATAGGAAACAACAAATATTGGTATCTCAACACTTCTTTGTTTCTTCCTTTTGAGGAATTGCAAAGTCTTTTTTTGAGTGGGAATTCCATTGTTGGTTTTGTGGACAACCAAG GTTTAAAGAGGTTATCAAAATTGAAGAATGTAGAGATATTGGATTTATCTCACCACAATTATATAGGAAACAATTCATCACAACTTAATGATTTTATGTCTTTAAAATCATTGAGATTGCAGGATTGTGGATTAGTGGGAAGTATTGATATGCGAG AATTTAATAGTTTTATCAATTTGAAGGAGTTGCACTTAGGCTCAAATCAAATTAAGAGCCTTGGATTTTCTTTCTATG ATAAAGAACCACTATGGTTGAACAAACTTGAGGTACTTGGTTTAAGTGATAATCTCTTGAATAGCAGCGTCTTCTCCTCCCTTGCTCCGCTCTCAAATTTGAAGTCTTTGCATTTAAGTCGCTAA
- the LOC107902845 gene encoding boron transporter 4 isoform X1 has product MENISPFQGIIKDVKGRSACYKQDWVSGFRSGYRILAPTTYIFFASALPVIAFGEQLSRDTDGALSPVETLASTALCGIIHSIVGGQPLLILGVAEPTIIMYTYLYNFCKARAELGKQLFLAWAAWVCVWTALLLILLALFNACTIITRFTRIAGELFGMLITVLFIQEAIKGVVSEFNIPKGENPNLEKYQFHWLYTNGLLAVIFSFGLTITALKTRKARSWRYGTGWFRSFIAEYGVPLMVVCWTALSYTVPRKVNSGIPRRLFCPLLWEPESLPHWTVIKDMGNVPIEYIFAAIIPALMIAGLYFFDHSVASQLAQQKEFNLKYPSTYHYDVLLLGVMTLICGLLGLPPSNGVLPQSPMHTKSLSVLKKQLIRKKMVKSAKEGMLQHASNSEIYGRMQAVFIKMDQSPAPAVDNELKNLKEAVMRGGDGDDDAKENFDPEKDIDAYLPVRVNEQRVSNLLQSLLVGLSLCALPVIKMIPTSVLWGYFAYMAIDSLPGNQFWERLLLLFITPSRRYKVFEGAHASFVESVPFKPILMFTLFQFVYLVICFGVTWIPIAGILFPLPFFLLITIREHIFPKFFHCEHLRELDAAEYEEKSGTPRRNFDLIKEEQSTDSRSEGSEDDFYDAEILDEITTNRGELKLRSRSTKEERFIQKKRQNSTAAAIGFSVSRACYDEDC; this is encoded by the exons ATGGAAAACATAAGTCCATTCCAGGGGATAATCAAAGACGTCAAGGGAAGAAGTGCATGCTACAAGCAAGATTGGGTCAGTGGATTTCGCTCAGGATATCG GATATTAGCTCCAACTACGTATATCTTCTTTGCTTCTGCTCTTCCTGTTATTGCCTTTGGTGAGCAATTGAGTCGAGATACAG ATGGTGCTCTTAGCCCAGTGGAAACATTGGCTTCCACAGCTCTTTGTGGAATCATTCACTCCATTGTAGGTGGGCAGCCTTTGTTGATTTTAGGTGTTGCAGAGCCAACAATTATAATGTACACTTATTTGTACAATTTCTGCAAAGCAAGGGCAGAGTTGGGCAAGCAACTCTTTTTGGCTTGGGCTGCATG gGTCTGTGTATGGACAGCTTTGCTGCTCATTCTTCTTGCTCTATTCAATGCATGCACCATAATCACCAGGTTTACAAGAATTGCTGGGGAGCTTTTTGGCATGTTGATAACGGTTCTTTTCATTCAAGAGGCTATTAAG GGAGTGGTGAGTGAGTTCAATATTCCCAAAGGTGAAAATCCTAATCTGGAGAAATATCAGTTCCACTGGCTATATACAAACGGCTTGCTGGCAGTCATTTTCTCATTTGGGCTGACAATCACTGCTCTAAAGACGAGGAAGGCAAGATCATGGCGGTATGGAACAG GGTGGTTTCGAAGTTTTATTGCAGAATATGGAGTTCCCTTAATGGTCGTGTGTTGGACTGCATTGTCTTACACAGTACCAAGAAAAGTTAATTCTGGAATTCCCCGGAGACTTTTCTGTCCACTTCTTTGGGAACCTGAATCATTACCTCATTGGACAGTGATAAAG GATATGGGAAATGTTCCAATAGAGTACATCTTTGCTGCCATTATACCAGCATTGATGATAGCAGGACTATACTTCTTTGATCATAGTGTTGCTTCACAGTTGGCGCAACAAAAGGAGTTTAACCTTAAATATCCATCGACTTACCATTATGATGTCTTGTTGCTAGGAGTAATG ACTTTAATTTGTGGGTTGCTGGGACTCCCTCCTTCAAATGGGGTCCTTCCACAATCTCCTATGCACACTAAGAGCCTTTCAGTTCTCAAGAAGCAG TTGATTCGgaaaaaaatggtaaaaagtgCCAAGGAGGGCATGTTGCAACATGCAAGCAACTCAGAGATCTATGGAAGGATGCAAGCCGTGTTCATAAAAATGGACCAATCTCCTGCA CCTGCAGTTGATAATGAGTTGAAGAACTTGAAAGAGGCAGTAATGAGAGGTGGTGATGGCGACGATGAtgcaaaagaaaattttgatcccGAGAAGGACATTGATGCTTATTTGCCAGTTAGAGTTAATGAGCAAAGAGTAAGCAACCTGTTGCAGTCACTCCTTGTTGGACTTTCGTTGTGTGCTCTGCCTGTAATAAAAATGATACCTACCTCGGTATTATGGGGATACTTTGCCTACATGGCCATCGATAGCCTCCCAGGGAACCAGTTCTGGGAAAGGTTATTGCTACTTTTCATCACTCCTAGCAGGCGCTACAA AGTTTTCGAAGGTGCTCATGCATCATTTGTGGAGTCAGTGCCTTTCAAACCCATTTTGATGTTTACACTGTTCCAATTTGTGTATCTCGTGATATGTTTTGGGGTAACATGGATACCTATAGCTGGAATATTGTTCCCACTGCCATTCTTCCTTCTCATCACCATCAGAGAGCACATCTTTCCAAAGTTTTTCCATTGTGAACATCTTCGGGAACTCGATGCTGCTGAGTATGAAGAAAAATCCGGGACGCCACGAAGAAACTTTGATTTAATCAAG GAAGAGCAATCAACCGACTCGCGCAGTGAAGGAAGTGAAGATGACTTTTATGATGCTGAGATATTAGATGAGATAACAACCAACAGAGGAGAGTTAAAACTTAGAAGTAGAAGCACGAAGGAAGAAAG GTTCATCCAGAAGAAAAGGCAGAACTCAACAGCAGCAGCAATAGGTTTTAGTGTAAGCCGAGCCTGCTATGATGAAGATTGCTAA
- the LOC107902845 gene encoding boron transporter 4 isoform X2 translates to MENISPFQGIIKDVKGRSACYKQDWVSGFRSGYRILAPTTYIFFASALPVIAFGEQLSRDTDGALSPVETLASTALCGIIHSIVGGQPLLILGVAEPTIIMYTYLYNFCKARAELGKQLFLAWAAWVCVWTALLLILLALFNACTIITRFTRIAGELFGMLITVLFIQEAIKGVVSEFNIPKGENPNLEKYQFHWLYTNGLLAVIFSFGLTITALKTRKARSWRYGTGWFRSFIAEYGVPLMVVCWTALSYTVPRKVNSGIPRRLFCPLLWEPESLPHWTVIKDMGNVPIEYIFAAIIPALMIAGLYFFDHSVASQLAQQKEFNLKYPSTYHYDVLLLGVMTLICGLLGLPPSNGVLPQSPMHTKSLSVLKKQLIRKKMVKSAKEGMLQHASNSEIYGRMQAVFIKMDQSPAPAVDNELKNLKEAVMRGGDGDDDAKENFDPEKDIDAYLPVRVNEQRVSNLLQSLLVGLSLCALPVIKMIPTSVLWGYFAYMAIDSLPGNQFWERLLLLFITPSRRYKVFEGAHASFVESVPFKPILMFTLFQFVYLVICFGVTWIPIAGILFPLPFFLLITIREHIFPKFFHCEHLRELDAAEYEEKSGTPRRNFDLIKEEQSTDSRSEGSEDDFYDAEILDEITTNRGELKLRSRSTKEERLYQVHPEEKAELNSSSNRF, encoded by the exons ATGGAAAACATAAGTCCATTCCAGGGGATAATCAAAGACGTCAAGGGAAGAAGTGCATGCTACAAGCAAGATTGGGTCAGTGGATTTCGCTCAGGATATCG GATATTAGCTCCAACTACGTATATCTTCTTTGCTTCTGCTCTTCCTGTTATTGCCTTTGGTGAGCAATTGAGTCGAGATACAG ATGGTGCTCTTAGCCCAGTGGAAACATTGGCTTCCACAGCTCTTTGTGGAATCATTCACTCCATTGTAGGTGGGCAGCCTTTGTTGATTTTAGGTGTTGCAGAGCCAACAATTATAATGTACACTTATTTGTACAATTTCTGCAAAGCAAGGGCAGAGTTGGGCAAGCAACTCTTTTTGGCTTGGGCTGCATG gGTCTGTGTATGGACAGCTTTGCTGCTCATTCTTCTTGCTCTATTCAATGCATGCACCATAATCACCAGGTTTACAAGAATTGCTGGGGAGCTTTTTGGCATGTTGATAACGGTTCTTTTCATTCAAGAGGCTATTAAG GGAGTGGTGAGTGAGTTCAATATTCCCAAAGGTGAAAATCCTAATCTGGAGAAATATCAGTTCCACTGGCTATATACAAACGGCTTGCTGGCAGTCATTTTCTCATTTGGGCTGACAATCACTGCTCTAAAGACGAGGAAGGCAAGATCATGGCGGTATGGAACAG GGTGGTTTCGAAGTTTTATTGCAGAATATGGAGTTCCCTTAATGGTCGTGTGTTGGACTGCATTGTCTTACACAGTACCAAGAAAAGTTAATTCTGGAATTCCCCGGAGACTTTTCTGTCCACTTCTTTGGGAACCTGAATCATTACCTCATTGGACAGTGATAAAG GATATGGGAAATGTTCCAATAGAGTACATCTTTGCTGCCATTATACCAGCATTGATGATAGCAGGACTATACTTCTTTGATCATAGTGTTGCTTCACAGTTGGCGCAACAAAAGGAGTTTAACCTTAAATATCCATCGACTTACCATTATGATGTCTTGTTGCTAGGAGTAATG ACTTTAATTTGTGGGTTGCTGGGACTCCCTCCTTCAAATGGGGTCCTTCCACAATCTCCTATGCACACTAAGAGCCTTTCAGTTCTCAAGAAGCAG TTGATTCGgaaaaaaatggtaaaaagtgCCAAGGAGGGCATGTTGCAACATGCAAGCAACTCAGAGATCTATGGAAGGATGCAAGCCGTGTTCATAAAAATGGACCAATCTCCTGCA CCTGCAGTTGATAATGAGTTGAAGAACTTGAAAGAGGCAGTAATGAGAGGTGGTGATGGCGACGATGAtgcaaaagaaaattttgatcccGAGAAGGACATTGATGCTTATTTGCCAGTTAGAGTTAATGAGCAAAGAGTAAGCAACCTGTTGCAGTCACTCCTTGTTGGACTTTCGTTGTGTGCTCTGCCTGTAATAAAAATGATACCTACCTCGGTATTATGGGGATACTTTGCCTACATGGCCATCGATAGCCTCCCAGGGAACCAGTTCTGGGAAAGGTTATTGCTACTTTTCATCACTCCTAGCAGGCGCTACAA AGTTTTCGAAGGTGCTCATGCATCATTTGTGGAGTCAGTGCCTTTCAAACCCATTTTGATGTTTACACTGTTCCAATTTGTGTATCTCGTGATATGTTTTGGGGTAACATGGATACCTATAGCTGGAATATTGTTCCCACTGCCATTCTTCCTTCTCATCACCATCAGAGAGCACATCTTTCCAAAGTTTTTCCATTGTGAACATCTTCGGGAACTCGATGCTGCTGAGTATGAAGAAAAATCCGGGACGCCACGAAGAAACTTTGATTTAATCAAG GAAGAGCAATCAACCGACTCGCGCAGTGAAGGAAGTGAAGATGACTTTTATGATGCTGAGATATTAGATGAGATAACAACCAACAGAGGAGAGTTAAAACTTAGAAGTAGAAGCACGAAGGAAGAAAGGTTGTATCAG GTTCATCCAGAAGAAAAGGCAGAACTCAACAGCAGCAGCAATAGGTTTTAG
- the LOC121229204 gene encoding EG45-like domain containing protein: MKKKMASPCLFIRTLDTHKRVLIKKSIGVFFDFAGEMPNQQRPWRLPLFIVFFLVTTFYNPSLADVGTAAHYSPPYLPTACFGNDASQFPTNNLFAAAGDGIWDNGASCGRQYLVRCISAATPGTCNPSQTIQIRIVDRAETSVSRPSANGATIILSNTAFGAIANPSAASVNIEFQQV; the protein is encoded by the exons atgaaaaaaaaaatggcatCACCATGCTTATTTATAAGAACTCTCGACACCCACAAACGTGTGCTTATTAAGAAATCCATAGGAGTCTTCTTTGATTTTGCAGGAGAAATGCCAAACCAGCAGCGTCCATGGCGTCTACCACTGTTCATTGTCTTCTTCCTCGTAACAACATTCTATAATCCGTCTTTGGCCGATGTTGGCACTGCTGCCCATTACAGCCCCCCATATCTTC CCACCGCCTGCTTCGGGAACGATGCTTCCCAGTTCCCGACGAACAACTTGTTCGCAGCGGCAGGGGATGGAATATGGGACAACGGAGCTTCCTGTGGACGGCAATACTTGGTGAGATGCATCAGTGCGGCTACCCCCGGAACTTGTAATCCAAGTCAAACCATTCAAATCAGGATAGTTGATCGAGCGGAGACATCGGTGTCTAGGCCTTCCGCCAATGGTGCTACCATTATTCTTTCCAATACTGCTTTCGGCGCCATTGCAAACCCCTCCGCGGCATCTGTTAACATCGAATTCCAACA GGTTTGA
- the LOC107944179 gene encoding glucan endo-1,3-beta-glucosidase — translation MTAVFILIGVLLQLFTATTSIGVNYGMTADNLPPPSVVANFLRTQTIFDSVKLFDANPDVLRAFANTGISVSVTVGNGDIPGLTNTVTARRWVADHISPFHPQTKIKYICVGTEVLFSKNDDWINNLVPAMRSLHYALNKAGFQDIKVTSAHALNIFRRDTIPSLMRFMVGYDQSFFAPLLQFHQRTKSPFMVNPYPYFSPDITRRLNYALFKPNSGIYDKYSKKNYTNMFDSIMDSTYTAMKALGYGNVEIAIGETGWPTQGDATSPFATMENAISYNGHVIKEIVSGKGTPLMPNRTFETYMFALFNENQKPGPLVEKYWGMFNPDLTPIYDVGLLRRGQSAPTPATPAPSSSKNFCVPKVDVSNTQLQSNLDYACGQDGIDCTPIQPGGACYEPNTVRAHAAFAMNTYYRIKGESYFSCDFAGTGQITTVDPSYPTCRFV, via the exons ATGACTGCTGTCTTTATTCTCATCGGCGTACTTCTACAACTCTTCACGGCCACCACCAGCATTGGAGTGAACTATGGCATGACTGCAGACAACCTTCCACCTCCATCTGTCGTTGCCAATTTCCTTAGAACCCAAACTATTTTCGACAGTGTCAAGTTGTTTGACGCTAATCCTGATGTCCTTCGAGCTTTTGCAAACACTGGAATTTCAGTTTCTGTCACGGTTGGCAATGGGGATATTCCTGGTCTTACCAACACTGTTACAGCGCGAAGATGGGTTGCTGATCATATTAGCCCGTTTCATCCTCAAACGAAGATCAAATACATATGCGTTGGCACCGAAGTCTTGTTCTCGAAAAACGATGATTGGATTAATAACCTTGTGCCGGCTATGCGGAGCCTTCATTATGCCTTGAATAAAGCTGGATTTCAAGACATTAAG GTCACGAGTGCTCATGCACTTAACATATTCCGACGGGATACAATACCAAGTTTGATGCGGTTCATGGTCGGATATGATCAAAGTTTCTTTGCACCCTTACTCCAATTCCATCAACGGACCAAATCACCTTTCATGGTCAACCCCTATCCTTactttagcccggacataacGAGAAGATTGAATTATGCACTTTTCAAGCCAAACAGCGGAATCTATGACAAATATTCTAAGAAAAATTACACCAATATGTTTGATTCTATCATGGACTCGACTTATACTGCCATGAAAGCCCTTGGCTATGGAAATGTGGAGATTGCCATTGGTGAGACTGGTTGGCCGACACAAGGTGATGCCACCAGCCCTTTCGCCACCATGGAAAATGCAATTTCTTACAATGGGCATGTGATCAAGGAAATTGTTTCGGGTAAAGGAACACCTTTGATGCCGAACCGCACTTTCGAGACATATATGTTCGCATTGTTTAACGAGAATCAAAAACCGGGTCCATTGGTTGAGAAATACTGGGGAATGTTTAATCCCGACTTGACCCCTATTTATGATGTCGGGCTTCTACGAAGAGGGCAG TCGGCACCAACACCAGCAACTCCAGCACCATCATCCAGCAAGAATTTCTGTGTTCCGAAAGTCGATGTTAGCAACACCCAGCTGCAATCGAACCTGGATTATGCATGCGGTCAAGACGGCATTGATTGCACACCGATTCAGCCCGGAGGAGCATGCTATGAACCCAACACTGTCCGGGCTCATGCTGCCTTCGCGATGAATACTTACTATCGAATCAAAGGTGAGAGCTATTTCAGCTGCGATTTCGCCGGCACTGGTCAAATCACCACCGTCGATCCAA GTTATCCCACCTGCCGTTTCGTCTGA
- the LOC107944180 gene encoding probable protein phosphatase 2C 22 isoform X1, with translation MKGNDEFGCLDNPITSEGKPPNPRTPSFGLQSPTTDGVLKPCKKSLVRHPSLQVKSKALDIAIGNGYEVENRGAEFTPIIRSGAWADIGFRTRMEDVYLRIDDFTHDYGLKKCADVPNAFYGVFDGHGGKHAADFACYHLPRFIVEDQNFPEEIERVVASAFLQTDTAFAEACALDSALASGATALAALVLGRMLVVANVGDCRAVLCRRGKAIEMSRDHKSNCNRERKRIEALGGSVYDGYLNGQLNVARALGDWHIEGMKDANGGPLSAEPELMTADLTEEDEFIIIGCDGLWDVFRSQNAVDFARRRLQEHNDPAMCSKDLVDEALKRKSQDNLTVVVVCFQSNPPPNLVAPRARVRRSFSAEGLRELQSLLDGLGN, from the exons ATGAAGGGAAACGACGAATTTGGTTGTTTAGATAATCCGATTACGAGCGAGGGTAAGCCACCGAATCCTCGTACGCCATCGTTTGGACTGCAGAGTCCTACCACTGATGGCGTTTTGAAGCCTTGTAAGAAGTCCCTCGTTCGACACCCCTCTCTT CAGGTGAAGTCAAAGGCATTGGATATTGCTATTGGAAATGGATACGAGGTGGAAAACCGTGGTGCTGAATTCACCCCTATTATCCGTTCCGGAGCATGGGCTGACATAGGCTTTAGAACGAGAATGGAAGATGTATATCTGCGAATTGATGATTTCACGCATGATTACGGTCTCAAGAAATGTGCTGATGTGCCCAATGCCTTTTATGGG GTGTTTGATGGACATGGGGGGAAGCATGCTGCTGACTTTGCTTGCTATCATTTGCCAAGGTTCATTGTTGAGGATCAAAACTTTCCTGAAGAGATTGAGAGGGTTGTTGCTTCAGCATTTCTGCAAACTGATACAGCTTTTGCAGAAGCTTGTGCACTGGATTCAGCCCTTGCTTCTGGTGCCACTGCTTTGGCAGCTCTTGTTCTTGGGAG AATGTTGGTTGTGGCAAATGTTGGAGATTGTCGAGCTGTTTTATGTCGTCGTGGCAAAGCAATTGAAATGTCAAGAGATCACAAATCCAATTGCAATAGAGAGAGAAAGCGCATTGAGGCATTAGGAGGTTCCGTTTACGATGGTTACCTCAACGGACAACTTAATGTGGCTCGTGCATTAGGGGATTGGCACATTGAAGGAATGAAAGATGCAAATGGAGGACCACTAAGTGCAGAGCCTGAGCTTATGACTGCAGATCTGACGGAGGAAGATGAATTCATTATCATAGGATGTGATGGGCTTTGGGATGTTTTCCGTAGTCAAAATGCAGTTGATTTTGCTAGGCGGAGACTTCAAGAGCATAATGATCCTGCCATGTGCAGTAAGGATCTGGTGGATGAAGCTTTGAAAAGGAAAAGCCAGGATAACTTGACTGTTGTTGTGGTTTGCTTTCAATCCAATCCGCCCCCAAACTTGGTTGCCCCCCGTGCGAGAGTGCGGAGGAGCTTTTCTGCAGAGGGATTGAGAGAGTTGCAAAGCTTGTTGGATGGTTTGGGAAACTAA
- the LOC107944180 gene encoding probable protein phosphatase 2C 22 isoform X2 — MKGNDEFGCLDNPITSEGKPPNPRTPSFGLQSPTTDGVLKPCKKSLVRHPSLVKSKALDIAIGNGYEVENRGAEFTPIIRSGAWADIGFRTRMEDVYLRIDDFTHDYGLKKCADVPNAFYGVFDGHGGKHAADFACYHLPRFIVEDQNFPEEIERVVASAFLQTDTAFAEACALDSALASGATALAALVLGRMLVVANVGDCRAVLCRRGKAIEMSRDHKSNCNRERKRIEALGGSVYDGYLNGQLNVARALGDWHIEGMKDANGGPLSAEPELMTADLTEEDEFIIIGCDGLWDVFRSQNAVDFARRRLQEHNDPAMCSKDLVDEALKRKSQDNLTVVVVCFQSNPPPNLVAPRARVRRSFSAEGLRELQSLLDGLGN; from the exons ATGAAGGGAAACGACGAATTTGGTTGTTTAGATAATCCGATTACGAGCGAGGGTAAGCCACCGAATCCTCGTACGCCATCGTTTGGACTGCAGAGTCCTACCACTGATGGCGTTTTGAAGCCTTGTAAGAAGTCCCTCGTTCGACACCCCTCTCTT GTGAAGTCAAAGGCATTGGATATTGCTATTGGAAATGGATACGAGGTGGAAAACCGTGGTGCTGAATTCACCCCTATTATCCGTTCCGGAGCATGGGCTGACATAGGCTTTAGAACGAGAATGGAAGATGTATATCTGCGAATTGATGATTTCACGCATGATTACGGTCTCAAGAAATGTGCTGATGTGCCCAATGCCTTTTATGGG GTGTTTGATGGACATGGGGGGAAGCATGCTGCTGACTTTGCTTGCTATCATTTGCCAAGGTTCATTGTTGAGGATCAAAACTTTCCTGAAGAGATTGAGAGGGTTGTTGCTTCAGCATTTCTGCAAACTGATACAGCTTTTGCAGAAGCTTGTGCACTGGATTCAGCCCTTGCTTCTGGTGCCACTGCTTTGGCAGCTCTTGTTCTTGGGAG AATGTTGGTTGTGGCAAATGTTGGAGATTGTCGAGCTGTTTTATGTCGTCGTGGCAAAGCAATTGAAATGTCAAGAGATCACAAATCCAATTGCAATAGAGAGAGAAAGCGCATTGAGGCATTAGGAGGTTCCGTTTACGATGGTTACCTCAACGGACAACTTAATGTGGCTCGTGCATTAGGGGATTGGCACATTGAAGGAATGAAAGATGCAAATGGAGGACCACTAAGTGCAGAGCCTGAGCTTATGACTGCAGATCTGACGGAGGAAGATGAATTCATTATCATAGGATGTGATGGGCTTTGGGATGTTTTCCGTAGTCAAAATGCAGTTGATTTTGCTAGGCGGAGACTTCAAGAGCATAATGATCCTGCCATGTGCAGTAAGGATCTGGTGGATGAAGCTTTGAAAAGGAAAAGCCAGGATAACTTGACTGTTGTTGTGGTTTGCTTTCAATCCAATCCGCCCCCAAACTTGGTTGCCCCCCGTGCGAGAGTGCGGAGGAGCTTTTCTGCAGAGGGATTGAGAGAGTTGCAAAGCTTGTTGGATGGTTTGGGAAACTAA